The Flavobacterium sp. N2270 genome contains the following window.
TTGAACACTCCAAAATGTTCGTTTGGAGAATGTATTGCATCACTATCTAACCCAAAGCCCATTAATATTGTTTTACTCTTTAATTCCTTTTCAAATAAAGCCACAATAGGAATACTTCCGCCAGAACGAACTGGAATTGCAGGAACACCAAACGTTTCTGTATATGCTTTGTTAGCTGCTCTATAACCAACACTATCAATTGGCGTAACATACCCTTGACCTCCATGATGTGGTTTTACTACAACTTTTACAGAGGCTGGCGCTATACTTTCAAAATGTTTTTTAAACAATTCTGTAATTTCTTCCCAATCTTGATTTGGAACTAAACGCATTGAAATTTTAGCAAATGCTTTACTCGCAATAACAGTTTTTGCTCCTTCACCAGTATAACCACCCCAAATTCCATTTACATCTAATGTTGGACGAATAGAATTGCGTTCATTTGTAGTGTACCCTTTTTCACCATAAACATCTCCAATATCGATAGATTGTTTATATTTTTCTAATGAAAATGGTGCTTTAGCCATTTCAGCTCTTTCTTCTAATGATAATTCTTCAACATTATCATAAAAACCAGGTATTGTTATATGATTATTTTCATCATGTAATGAAGCAATCATTTTGGTTAAAATATTAATTGGGTTTGCTACTGCTCCACCGTATAAACCTGAATGCAAATCTCTATTTGGACCCGTAACTTCTACTTCTACATAACTTAAACCACGTAAACCTGTTGTGATTGATGGTTGTGAATTTGAAATCATTCCAGTATCAGAAATCAAAATAACATCGTTTGCTAATTTCTCTTGATTGCGTTCTACAAACCAACCTAAACTTTTAGACCCTACTTCTTCTTCACCTTCAATCATGAATTTTACATTACAAGGCAAAGTATTTGTAGTAATCATGTATTCAAAAGCTTTCACGTGCATATACATTTGACCTTTATCATCACACGCTCCACGGGCAAAAATAGCCCCATCCGGATGAATATCGGTTGTTTTTATAACAGGTTCAAAAGGTGGAGAAGTCCAAAGTTCAACTGGGTCGGCTGGTTGTACATCATAATGTCCGTAGACTAAAACTGTTGGCAGACTTTTATCAATTATTTTTTCTCCATAAACAATTGGATATCCAGGAGTTTCACATAATTCAACAAAATCACAACCTGCTTTTTCCAAACTAGCTTTTACTGCTTCCGCTGTCATTATTACATCATGTGAAAAAGCACTATCAGCACTCACAGAAGGAATTTTTAATAATTCTATTAACTCATCTATAAATCGTTGTTTGTTCTCCTGAACGTATTGTTTAATATTTTCCATGTGTTATTTAATGATTTATTCCAAAATTACAAAAATGTTTTAATTTTTTAAGCAATAAAAAAGCCCAATCATGTGATTGGGCTTTTTTATTAAAACAAATTGAATTAAAAAATTACTTTTTTATCAACTTGTTTGCCATTATCTAAAGTAATTTTGATAATTAATGTCTGATTAGATGTAGTAATTGAAGAAATTACATGTTCTAACGCATTTACATTTTTATTAGAATAAATTACTTTCCCTAAAATGTCATAAACCTCAACAGTTTTAAGATTGTTCTTAGAAGAGACAACATTTAAAATTCCGTTTGAAGAAAAAGTGTTTACAAAACTATTATTCTCAAAACTATCGTTATTTAGAGCAATATTTTTATATACCAATTCAAATCTATCATTAAACGTTCCTGCTTGAGAATTGAATGAGTAATTTCCTTCTTTAATATCATGTAATGTTCCCGATAAATTATCTTTGATAAAGACATCTTGAGTAACAAATAATCCGTCAAGATTTTCTAAAGATATTTCATAAGAACCAGCTTCTATAACTTTTAAACCTAAAGGAACTACATCCTCATCTGAAAACGGAAGCGCTCTTCCTTGGATTACATATTCATTATCTGAGATTAAATTATAAATCATAGTCTTAGATTTATCTAAAACTTCCCCATCAATCATTTGATCAATTCCTGAAGAAGCTCCGTTCATATAACCCACTAATATTTGGTTATAATCTAAATCAGTCCCTTTTAAGTTTAACCAAATTCTATGTTTTTCTGCTTCTACAGAAGCTGAACTGCTTCTAAAGAATTGAGTACTTGTTGACGCATCTCTTCTGAATTCATTTTCAAAAATAACATTATCAGCCGTTCTAGCTTGAATATAGAATCCTTGGCCTGTTTGAATAGTTCCGTTTGGAATTATTGAACCGCCTTGAGATGCGGCTCCTCCCAAAATAGTATAGGAAGCATAATTATTAACCGGATAAGAACCACCACTCGCTGCTACTCTATGAGTCCAAAAATACAAAGTATTCAATCCTGGATTTGTAATTAGAATTCTATTTGCATCAATTGGAGATGGATAAGGGTTTCCTAAAAGGTTATATCCTATTCCAATTGGAGAAGATAATTTCCCGTTGGTTGGAACTCCAGTAAAAACGCCATTATGAACAGCAGGAACAGTTGATGATGAATTATCTGCCGAACGAATCATATATCCTTTACCAACTGTAAAATTAGAAGTCGCAGTAACTGATTGATAGGCTGTAGGTGTAGTTGTACCCGTATATAAATATTGGTAAAATCTATTTGATAATGTATTTGGTGAAAACGATTGTAATTGTTGCCCTGAAACTGGAG
Protein-coding sequences here:
- a CDS encoding dipeptidase, producing MENIKQYVQENKQRFIDELIELLKIPSVSADSAFSHDVIMTAEAVKASLEKAGCDFVELCETPGYPIVYGEKIIDKSLPTVLVYGHYDVQPADPVELWTSPPFEPVIKTTDIHPDGAIFARGACDDKGQMYMHVKAFEYMITTNTLPCNVKFMIEGEEEVGSKSLGWFVERNQEKLANDVILISDTGMISNSQPSITTGLRGLSYVEVEVTGPNRDLHSGLYGGAVANPINILTKMIASLHDENNHITIPGFYDNVEELSLEERAEMAKAPFSLEKYKQSIDIGDVYGEKGYTTNERNSIRPTLDVNGIWGGYTGEGAKTVIASKAFAKISMRLVPNQDWEEITELFKKHFESIAPASVKVVVKPHHGGQGYVTPIDSVGYRAANKAYTETFGVPAIPVRSGGSIPIVALFEKELKSKTILMGFGLDSDAIHSPNEHFGVFNYLKGIETIPLFYKYFTEMNK